In Pseudomonadota bacterium, a single genomic region encodes these proteins:
- a CDS encoding prepilin-type N-terminal cleavage/methylation domain-containing protein: MTRCRSRRSGRQLGSPGFSLLEVIVAVAILAVALSAIFSSEAGAIKVAHRARTMGLASLLARCKMAEIEEQVLKEGMPAEFDSGRDGCCEDAELDGFACKWSILRVKLPETLGTEAEQEEESPLSAVRSLNPLDPTGAATVMGVLGGGSHDMIAELAMQYTYPILRPAFEEQIRRATVSVEWKEGKQPHSLDVVQFLVATQPPFPMQPAGSSVPGAPSQ, encoded by the coding sequence ATGACGAGGTGCCGCTCAAGGCGCTCCGGCCGGCAACTCGGCAGCCCCGGCTTTTCCCTGCTGGAGGTGATCGTGGCCGTCGCGATCCTCGCGGTGGCTCTGAGCGCGATCTTCTCGAGCGAGGCCGGCGCCATCAAAGTAGCGCACCGGGCGCGAACCATGGGTCTTGCCAGCCTGCTTGCACGCTGCAAGATGGCCGAAATCGAAGAACAGGTCCTGAAGGAAGGCATGCCGGCGGAATTCGACAGCGGTCGAGATGGCTGTTGCGAGGACGCCGAGCTCGACGGCTTCGCGTGCAAGTGGAGTATCCTGCGCGTGAAGCTGCCGGAAACGCTGGGCACGGAGGCTGAGCAAGAAGAAGAGAGTCCGCTGTCCGCGGTGAGAAGCCTCAATCCGCTCGATCCCACCGGGGCCGCAACGGTCATGGGCGTACTCGGTGGCGGCTCCCATGACATGATCGCCGAGCTGGCGATGCAGTACACGTACCCGATACTGCGTCCGGCCTTCGAGGAACAGATCCGGCGCGCCACGGTGAGCGTCGAGTGGAAGGAGGGAAAGCAGCCGCACTCGCTCGATGTAGTTCAGTTTCTCGTTGCGACGCAGCCGCCCTTTCCAAT